TGCAATGTTAATGATTTGGTTTGGTCTTGCAAGATGCTTGTTTGGAGATGGTCATTTGTAGAGAAAACTATTAACTCACCTTGCAACTTCTATGAGTTTTGCAAATCCCCTTTGTATTACTTAAGTTAGTTtttgtcggtgtttgtttttccGTTTTTGGCAGTCTTTACCTTTTGTAACCGAGTTTGTTAGAACTATTgttctaaattaatatattttgattaaaaaaaaatgacaCTTGAAAAAACAACTAAAGAGAGTACTAGATAAAAAATTGTCACTAAATAAGGTATCTTTTATGGATGTGGGCTGGAAAAATTAAAAGACAACAAAATAATGTTTTTAATCTAATTAAAAAGACTCTTAGTACTTTTCAATGAGAAAAAATGATTTCTTAATCTATCCTTAACACTCTTAGGCAGCTAGCGCATTTTTATCAATACTTGAagtagtatatatatatttttggctAAGTTTTCGTTTTCTTCGGAACtatatttttgaaaacaaacatgatcTCTAAGAACCTCAAAGGATGTAGTGAAAAActctaaaaataaaaacaaaattggaAAATATGTTACTAGTGATTTAATAATGTTAATTGCCAATCCGTTTCTTTTTTACAAGTCAAAACGATAgagatgattttattttatactagTATATCATTTTAAACCCGGACTTTAATATTCCAAATTATTTTGATATAACCATAGTCAAAATCTAGGAATGAAATTTCAAAGTAAAAAACAGAAACAGAAGAAGAGATGATCTTTCTAAGAATCTTTCCTTTAACATGTGTTCACAGAACtcattttcccttttttttaaCTTCGGCTACTAAATGTCCAAGACCATTTGTTAGAGCGGATGTTGTGGTTAATGATGCCTTCAGTATGCACAAACACTGCACACACAAATCACTAAGTATAAATATAGACCAAAAAGTAAAGCTGATCAGTCAAAAATGATATTACTCCTTCATACCTCATATACACCAATCTTGATATCCTTCTCCTTAAGATCATCAAGAGGAGTTTCATAATAATTGAGTAAATTTAAAGCTGAAGTTGGAGAAgcttgtgttacaaccaagtcaTCTGTGGCTAAATAAGTTCTTGGCCCCTTCACATAGCCTTCAACAATTCCCTTTAGAGTAACAGGCTCTATATTTTTTGAACTGTCATAAAAACTTGTATTTTCACAAGTTATGAAAGATTTGTCATGCATATAAAACACTGAACAGGGTGGTCTAACTGGTAAAATCCGTTTACTTGTTTTGAACTGTGGGGCCAAGTAAGGATCAACAATCCTTTTCTTTGCTTCTTTCGATACAAAATATTTGTACTCATCTAAATCAACTATGCTCTGGTATAAAGCATCAATACTACCAAGAGAACAGTTTCCTCCAAAAATACATTCAAGTCCTCCCAAAGGAATTGTGAGAAAACTTAAAAGTAAGTCTGCAAAATCATTATCCCCTTGAGCGTATAGTATCTTTCCATCTGATTTTCTTATAACTAATTTCAATGCAATTTGAATATCTTTTGTATTGTCAAAACTGCAAAGAAAATTCATTGATTTCCTTCCCAGTGTTGGATTTTTCCGTAAAAATGAATCAGTAAGAGTTGATTCAGAAACCAAAGCACATGATAGCATATCCAGTACCTGTATAGAATACAtcaattaatgaaaaataaaatatagaagaAAAAAACTAAAGAGTGGTTTGCTTGTGCATTGTGCATGTAAATAGGAAACCTTTTCCTTTGTGACATTGACAGTCATTTCCTTTAGCAAACTTATTTTCTTTATTCCGAAATGCTGGAGCATCATAAAGCTTGTAATATCCATGGAGTTTGGCATGACCCTTAGATCATCGGTAATAACAAAAGTTGCACCCCCATCAACAAATCCATTGCAGAATTGTTTTTTCAGCCTAACATCAGGGTCCAAATGACTACCACACCCACCACATTTTGTGGAAGTGGTCAAATCATAACAGACATCAAAGACATCAAGAGAGACATGAATAGAACTACAGATATAGTATTTTGTTGGAGGAGTATCATCAATGTTAAGTTTAAGAGAGCTTGAATAATCTTCCAATGAATAACTCGGGTTCAATAGCATTTCTTTGCTTATCTCTGTTTCCATACACTCTTTATCAAGATCTGCCACACTTTGATAAAGAGTGTTGAGACAACCAATAGTAACAGATCCCATATTGGAATCTTTTTGAAGAAGCCTTGTGATAGTTCCTAATGGAAATGTTAAGAAGCTACAAAGAACATCAACAAAGTCCTTCCCTGCTTCAGCAAATATGACTTTGTTACTCTCTTCATCCACCACAAGTTTCAGTGGCACATACTCCTCTCTTTGAGTAGCATCCATTGATGAAAGGAGCAACTAGTAAAAGAGAAGTTTGAATTTATAGTTATTACAAAGACAAAATTTAAACAAAGCGTTTCTACTGACTGAAACTTTGTTAGTTGTTTCGAGCATCATAGATAGCTATTTAGTACTGTACTCTTTTTGTTTAAATAAGTAAAAATGTCTACCGGATATGAAACgacaaatttttgaaaataagattTGGATTCTTGGAAAAATATACTAGCAGAATTTACATGGTGCATGTATTGTCAGCTGTATTTTAATAGTTCTTTTCCAAAGCAAGTGCATAAAAACGTTGTCTTATGCAAAATTATGATCACTTTCATTAATTACGGCTTGGgtcaattttgaaaaaaaaatttttttataagtgtctcaaattgtgaaaattatccctaattatttattttagacagtaaaaaaaattactaaaaaattAAGAATCTGGCTAACCAGTGTCTTGatggcaatggttaagcattcataaaaaagaaaatattctaTAGAAATTTTCATATTTCAATTTCTAAGACATTAAATATACAGATTACCgagataaaattattattttaaagttttaaccaTTGCCCTAAGGACACTGATTAATATTTCCCAAAAATTAAAGGCATTATaggtataaaaaaataataattctttaaaaagtaataacaattatttttgggttaaataagtttttggtccctgtaaatattgcagtttcatttttagtccctcttgGGTTTGGCAACAgttttagctggttttggcaacggtttttttttgtaaaaaccgttgcctaaaggcatggagggactaaaaatcaaaactgcaatatttataaggaccaaaaacttatttaacccgttattttttcaataagcaattgatATAAGAACTCGCACTAGgagtgcaacccttacaacaagatCGAACTACAAAGAGTTAAAACAATTCATaggtaatttataccaatcataaaaactAGAAGATGATAACGCATTAGAATTAGCAAACCAACTCCATGATAAAAACATAACATTGGAACACGCCATGTCAAAACTATAAGAGACCTTATCAAATATCATGGCATTTCTCATAATCCATAAACTCCATGTTGTAGCAATTCAAATGGTGTTAATCTTTTTCTTATCTTTAACATTCTTCACCTTCTCTTGAATGACCCCAAAATCCAAAAACTCCTCTAACTTGAAGGAAAGATTTTCCCCCATCCACAAGTAAATTCGCCCCCATAAGGTCTTCGACACAAGGCAATGGAAGAACAAATGATTTGAAGTCTCCGGGTGAATCATACAAAACTCACAAAGAggatttgagaaaatattatcAACTCCTCTTATAATCAACATATCTTTAGATGGTAATCTAGAGATAATCATTCTCCAAGTGAAAATCTAAATTTTGTACGGGGCCAACGACTTCCACATAACATTCAACAAAGGCATCTTGGAGGGCAGCCACACGACATCTTTACTTTCGGAAATCAATCCAGACGTACTAGCCACCGAAAATATGCCGTCTAAGTTAAGAATCCACTAGAAATCATCCTTGCCTTCCCGAATCGGCCTGGCCGTAAGCAGTAGACACAATAGCTGATGCCACTTCTCCTTGATCGCGCTATTGGAAGCAGGTAATAACTCCCCAAACTCTGATCCGAATAGGCAATTAGGATGCCAAACCACCTCATCTTGCTCCCAGGTAAAAGCAGCGGACACAGAACACAGTTTGTTGATAGACATGCCAAACAAATCCGGACACAGAACACAGTTTGTTGAAAGCATGAATACCTTTATTAACAATGCACTGAACACACCCCGTGAAACCTTCTTCATCACAATCCTCCTTCACATTGTTGTTTATGACATCCCTCCACCAAATGGAGTTCGAATTCGTTGTTGTCCCGCTGGATACAAGCACCTTAAGTTTTGGCTCATAATATCTCCAAGTCAAGAAATCACTCCAAATTATATTGTCCTCCTTAAGGATCCTCCATTTCCACTTGAGCAGTAGAGATTTATTTATTTCCCCCGCATATCTCACGCCTAAGCCCCCCTTCTCTTTGGACTTGCATACCGtttcccacttcacccaatgaatgCTTCTTTTTTTTCACATTACCGCTCCATAAAAAGTTGCTTAAAAGGcttctaatctattttaaaaccACCCCAACGCCTTATTAAAGGAGAAGGTGAAAGAAGGGATGGAATTGAGAATCGTATTTATAAGCGTCACTCTACCCCCAATAGATATCTTTCTTCCCTTTCAAGAAGAAAGCCTACTTTTAATATTATTGATCATCTTCAACCAAAccttcctacttctaggatttgCACCAACCATTATACCTAGGAACAAGAACAATATATCTCTTTTTTTGCAAGCGAGAAAAGTTGTTGCAAAATTCACCGCAAATTGTAATATATCCACAATCTCCTCTTCACCATACTTGAGGGGCTTAAAATCACCCATAGCCACCGACTTCCTAACTAAAGCGGTTAGACCTTCCATGGctagaacaaaaagaaaaggagacaaAGGGTACCCTTGTTACAATCCCTTTTGAACCTTAAAATCCCTCGTGGCACTTCTGTTCACCAACACGGACATATGACTCATGAAGACACAAGCTTCCAACCACTTCATCCAAACATCACCAAACCCCGTGTTCTTCAAAACAAATCTAAGATAATTCCAAGAGATAGAATCATAAGCCTTCTCAAAATCGACCTTAAGCACAAAACAACTCTTCTTCGTTTTTGTAGACCAATCAATAATCTCATTCACCAATAAAACCCCATCCATCATGTTTCTACCTGGGACAAAAGAGGTTTGATTGGGAGAAACTAGTGTGCCAATGACTTTTTTAATTCTAGCGGCCAACAACTTCGCTaaaattttgtaaatactccCCACGAAACAAATAGGGCGGTACTCGGTCAAGTCTTGAGGGTTCTTGCTCTTCGGTATTAACACAATAAAAGACGACATGATAGATTTCACAAGCGAACCTCTTTAGTGGAAATCGGAATAAAACCTAAAAATGTCCTCTTTAAGAAGGttccaaaaacacctaaaaaacTCAAGCGTGTACCCATCCGGACCTGGGCTCTTATCTCCATCACAAGACAAAATAGCTTCCTTAACTTCTGACTCCGAGAACGGGCTCTCCATCTCCAATCTATCCATGATGTCAATAGCGACAATCCAAGGTTAGAGGGAACTGGTCTACTCTCCTCCTCATCTTTAAAAAAACCGTTGAAATGGTCgaatatgaaattttttatatctTGAACCTCTTCCAATCTACCCCTCCTAGAAATGAGAGAACAAATCGCTACTACTTTTGTTATCTAGGACACACCTACTCTAGCACAAA
The Vicia villosa cultivar HV-30 ecotype Madison, WI linkage group LG6, Vvil1.0, whole genome shotgun sequence genome window above contains:
- the LOC131614085 gene encoding uncharacterized protein LOC131614085 produces the protein MEGLTALVRKSVAMGDFKPLKYGEEEIVDILQFAVNFATTFLACKKRDILFLFLGIMVGANPRSRKLLLSSMDATQREEYVPLKLVVDEESNKVIFAEAGKDFVDVLCSFLTFPLGTITRLLQKDSNMGSVTIGCLNTLYQSVADLDKECMETEISKEMLLNPSYSLEDYSSSLKLNIDDTPPTKYYICSSIHVSLDVFDVCYDLTTSTKCGGCGSHLDPDVRLKKQFCNGFVDGGATFVITDDLRVMPNSMDITSFMMLQHFGIKKISLLKEMTVNVTKEKVLDMLSCALVSESTLTDSFLRKNPTLGRKSMNFLCSFDNTKDIQIALKLVIRKSDGKILYAQGDNDFADLLLSFLTIPLGGLECIFGGNCSLGSIDALYQSIVDLDEYKYFVSKEAKKRIVDPYLAPQFKTSKRILPVRPPCSVFYMHDKSFITCENTSFYDSSKNIEPVTLKGIVEGYVKGPRTYLATDDLVVTQASPTSALNLLNYYETPLDDLKEKDIKIGVYECLCILKASLTTTSALTNGLGHLVAEVKKKGK